The proteins below are encoded in one region of Hordeum vulgare subsp. vulgare chromosome 3H, MorexV3_pseudomolecules_assembly, whole genome shotgun sequence:
- the LOC123445643 gene encoding uncharacterized protein LOC123445643 isoform X1 translates to MSGGGSSRPDAAAGGFPAGAARGAPGAGTEPPSLAQYLSLDQFPVGEHRHSRSAELRRALTDSAEQPLAALAQGKPLPPSVAEELRRIRGGVAESSARAKYTDRVKSLQESIQKLDKYKNVVTRRRQRSDGASADRASGSVGGSLRIGAQNSVDNPVQRLEERAKSSTMSKRVRSSLTADARLEGRVSISTRQGGSLVDTEKNPPLEKDKSSVRTANATSGFSEDKLRGLAPGGEGWEKKMKRKRSVGTMLNRGSDVDRDVKPSVQHRSNSEVRGRSSDAIPFRHGASAGASGGNKMDGSSQLSSSGSRYLLKTDMDSTPLPNERRERHGGLDKERVLLKGNKAHISEDMQPGTLSPVTKGKATRAPRTSSLVGIHSSSTLLRSAGGVDEWEEAPCTNKASPLGSTTNRKRPMAATASSPPVAWVGQRPQKMSRTRRANVVSPVSNFDDPVSEGSPIDVAVRPALETPGLLLPRGAASNNSQAASRMDNVTSPAGLSESEGSVATEHRNKEKVTNSGDFDNEGTNSAHVASDLIFSSKKSRIPLKEELEDGSIRRQGRSGRGTMHVKGCSPVPKEKLDNTETRKLVKSVRPASEKNESKLGRPPTKKGSDRKASSRHPEILNCGSIDTTGESEDDREELLAAANAARGAIVGAYAGPFWKKIEPMLTFISSEDLSFLKNQIIFLEELEMGMSNKHEEDKLTASTNYNGPPSMVEHSSQVLPPSNSSLLLDQGEGNGVGPRESVDILSYNGENHHNTSQKAQGQGIFGEMAPLTSRLLSALIVEDVDDFPESNGVQGDILLEFSNDYLPCAAAVEFEATGLESSFVMSPDFKHSNSNPAYNSMSNGFAVSSNLRGSYSQSSVCSENLSDGINVMGYPENGSLHGSVPQITQQYQTPGKDLSLPLYGYQYAQMSLHDRTLVELHSIDIFPEMPELDEGEDEDINKVILELQKRLFDQVNQKKCQLNKLEKAIRNTKNMEERSLEQHAMNKLVERAYKKLLGGRGSSSHKGGLSKAASKAAKQLALAFAKRTLARCQKFEETEKSCFREPFLWSVLSAPLPKSDPVDGGPPGSADRPKSVKLDRSPLSQGSTKWKKGERERDQSRDGSAKNSSSKSGRNSSGSGRNERKTKMKPKQKLAQLSTSGNVLGRVTEPSNSSFPSPSPRESNEWNNPLSTRPTQQPRNSAANIAPEPLDAPMNLPPMDPMVDILDVPEGNDISAWFTDGLDDSLQDFDFSGGLEIPDDDLTQLGFM, encoded by the exons ATGTCGGGAGGAGGGAGCTCGAGGCCCGACGCCGCCGCGGGGGGCTTCCCcgcgggcgcggccaggggggcgccgggGGCCGGGACGGAGCCCCCGTCGCTCGCGCAGTACCTCTCGCTGGATCAGTTCCCCGTCGGCGAGCACCGGCACTCGCGCTCCGCGGAGCTGCGGCGGGCGCTGACCGACTCGGCCGAGCAGCCGCTCGCCGCGCTGGCGCAGGGCAAGCCGCTCCCTCCCTCGGTCGCCGAGGAGCTCCGGCGGATCCGGGGCGGCGTCGCGGAGTCGTCGGCCAGGGCCAAGTACAC GGACAGGGTGAAGTCGCTGCAGGAGTCCATCCAGAAGCTGGACAAGTACAAGAACGTCGTCACGCGGCGCCGGCAGAGGAGCGACGGCGCGTCGGCGGACAGGGCGTCGGGGAGCGTCGGCGGCTCTCTTAGGATCGGGGCTCAGAACAGCGTGGATAACCCCGTCCAAAGGCTCGAGGAGAGGGCTAAGAGCTCGACCATGAGCAAGCGTGTCCGGTCGTCGCTGACGGCAGATGCACGG TTGGAAGGGCGTGTTAGTATTTCTACAAGGCAAGGAGGCTCTTTGGTTGATACTGAGAAAAACCCACCTTTGGAGAAGGACAAAAGCTCCGTGAGAACAGCCAATGCTACATCAGGGTTTTCTGAAGACAAATTACGAGGCCTAGCTCCTGGTGGTGAAGGATGGGAGAAAAAGATGAAGCGTAAGCGTTCTGTTGGAACTATGCTCAATAGAGGCAGTGATGTAGACCGAGATGTTAAACCATCAGTTCAGCATAGATCAAATAGTGAAGTACGTGGACGTTCTAGTGATGCTATTCCATTTAG ACATGGAGCTTCTGCTGGAGCATCTGGAGGTAACAAGATGGATGGAAGCTCTCAACTGAGTAGTTCCGGCTCACGGTATCTTCTGAAGACAGACATGGATTCCACCCCTCTTCCAAATGAAAGACGAGAGCGTCATGGTGGGCTAGACAAAGAACGGGTTTTGTTGAAAGGAAACAA AGCACATATTTCCGAGGATATGCAACCTGGAACCTTAAGTCCCGTGACCAAGGGTAAAGCAACCAGAGCACCTAGAACCAGTTCGCTTGTCGGTATCCACTCATCATCCACTTTGCTACGctcagctggaggagttgatgaatgGGAAGAAGCACCATGCACAAATAAAGCCTCACCATTGGGAAGCACCACAAATCGCAAGCGTCCCATGGCTGCAACTGCCTCTTCACCTCCTGTTGCTTGGGTGGGTCAACGTCCACAGAAAATGTCACGGACAAGAAGAGCAAATGTTGTATCACCAGTGTCAAATTTTGATGATCCCGTATCTGAAGGATCACCAATTGATGTTGCTGTTAGGCCAGCTTTAGAAACGCCTGGCCTTTTACTTCCAAGGGGTGCAGCTAGCAATAATTCACAAGCTGCATCTAGAATGGATAATGTTACATCTCCAGCTGGTCTATCAGAAAGTGAAGGGTCTGTTGCTACCGAACACAGGAATAAGGAAAAAGTCACAAATAGTGGTGACTTTGACAATGAGGGGACAAATTCAGCTCATGTTGCATCAGATTTAATTTTTTCGTCCAAGAAAAGCAGGATTCCGTTGAAAGAAGAACTTGAAGATGGTAGTATTCGTCGTCAAGGGAGGAGTGGAAGAGGCACTATGCATGTTAAAGGGTGTTCACCCGTACCAAAAGAGAAGTTGGACAACACCGAGACGAGGAAATTGGTAAAGAGCGTCAGACCTGCATCTGAAAAGAATGAAAG TAAGTTAGGCCGTCCTCCAACAAAGAAAGGCTCGGACCGCAAAGCATCATCTCGGCACCCAGAAATTCTGAATTGTGGGTCAATAGATACTACAG GTGAATCTGAGGATGACCGAGAAGAACTTCTAGCTGCTGCAAATGCTGCCCGCGGTGCTATTG TTGGTGCATATGCTGGCCCTTTTTGGAAGAAAATAGAACCAATGCTTACTTTCATCAGCTCTGAAGATTTATCCTTCTTAAAAAACCAG ATAATATTTTTGGAAGAGCTTGAGATGGGCATGTCTAATAAGCATGAAGAAGATAAGTTAACTGCATCAACCAACTACAATGGGCCACCATCAATG GTTGAGCATTCCTCCCAGGTTCTGCCTCCATCCAATTCTTCCTTGTTGCTGGATCAAGGGGAAGGAAATGGAGTTGGACCAAGAGAATCTGTTGACATCTTGTCTTATAATGGCGAAAATCATCACAACACATCTCAAAAGGCACAGGGGCAAGGAATATTTGGTGAAATGGCTCCCCTGACAAGTAGACTGCTCTCTGCCTTGATTGTAGAAGATGTTGATGACTTTCCCGAGTCCAATGGTGTCCAAGGAGATATACTTCTGGAGTTCTCAAATGACTACCTTCCTTGTGCTGCCGCAGTTGAATTTGAAGCTACGGGGCTAGAATCCAGTTTTGTGATGTCCCCTGATTTCAAGCATTCAAACAGTAACCCAGCATATAACAGCATGTCCAATGGTTTCGCAGTTTCTAGTAATCTGAGGGGCTCATATAGTCAAAGTTCAGTTTGCAGTGAGAATCTATCAGATGGGATTAATGTTATGGGGTACCCAGAAAATGGCTCTTTGCATGGATCAGTACCGCAGATTACACAGCAGTATCAAACTCCCGGAAAAGATTTATCTTTACCATTATATGGATATCAGTATGCGCAGATGTCTTTGCATGACAGGACTTTGGTCGAGTTGCACAGTATTGACATTTTTCCAGAGATG CCAGAGCTGGACGAGGGAGAGGATGAGGATATTAATAAAGTTATTTTGGAGCTGCAGAAAAGACTCTTTGATCAG GTGAATCAAAAGAAATGCCAATTAAATAAGCTAGAAAAAGCAATTCGAAATACTAAAAACATGGAGGAAAG GAGCCTGGAGCAACATGCAATGAACAAATTAGTAGAGAGGGCCTACAAAAAATTGCTG GGTGGCCGAGGTAGTTCTAGTCACAAGGGCGGTCTCAGTAAAGCTGCCAGTAAGGCTGCAAAACAGCTTgcattggcttttgccaagcgaaCACttgcccggtgccagaaatttgaGGAAACAGAGAAAAGCTGCTTCAGGGAGCCTTTCCTCTGGAGTGTGCTGTCTGCGCCTTTGCCAAAGAGTGATCCGGTTGATG GTGGCCCTCCAGGATCTGCAGATAGGCCAAAGTCTGTAAAGCTTGACAGAAGCCCATTGAGCCAAG GTAGCACAAAATGGAAAAAGGGTGAGAGAGAAAGGGACCAGAGCAGGGACGGGTCTGCCAAGAACTCCAGCTCGAAATCAGGCCGCAATTCATCTGGCAGCGGGCGGAATGAGCGCAAGACCAAGATGAAGCCAAAGCAGAAGCTAGCGCAGCTATCAACATCCGGAAACGTCCTTGGCAGAGTCACAGAGCCATCCAACTCCAGCTTCCCATCACCGTCGCCGCGAGAATCCAACGAGTGGAACAACCCTCTGAGCACAAGACCTACCCAGCAACCAAGGAACAGCGCGGCCAACATCGCCCCGGAGCCCCTGGATGCCCCCATGAACCTGCCGCCGATGGACCCCATGGTGGACATCCTGGACGTGCCAGAGGGCAACGACATCAGTGCCTGGTTCACGGATGGCCTTGACGACTCGCTGCAGGACTTTGATTTCTCCGGAGGCCTTGAGATCCCGGACGATGATCTCACCCAGCTAGGGTTCATGTGA
- the LOC123445643 gene encoding uncharacterized protein LOC123445643 isoform X2, translated as MSGGGSSRPDAAAGGFPAGAARGAPGAGTEPPSLAQYLSLDQFPVGEHRHSRSAELRRALTDSAEQPLAALAQGKPLPPSVAEELRRIRGGVAESSARAKDRVKSLQESIQKLDKYKNVVTRRRQRSDGASADRASGSVGGSLRIGAQNSVDNPVQRLEERAKSSTMSKRVRSSLTADARLEGRVSISTRQGGSLVDTEKNPPLEKDKSSVRTANATSGFSEDKLRGLAPGGEGWEKKMKRKRSVGTMLNRGSDVDRDVKPSVQHRSNSEVRGRSSDAIPFRHGASAGASGGNKMDGSSQLSSSGSRYLLKTDMDSTPLPNERRERHGGLDKERVLLKGNKAHISEDMQPGTLSPVTKGKATRAPRTSSLVGIHSSSTLLRSAGGVDEWEEAPCTNKASPLGSTTNRKRPMAATASSPPVAWVGQRPQKMSRTRRANVVSPVSNFDDPVSEGSPIDVAVRPALETPGLLLPRGAASNNSQAASRMDNVTSPAGLSESEGSVATEHRNKEKVTNSGDFDNEGTNSAHVASDLIFSSKKSRIPLKEELEDGSIRRQGRSGRGTMHVKGCSPVPKEKLDNTETRKLVKSVRPASEKNESKLGRPPTKKGSDRKASSRHPEILNCGSIDTTGESEDDREELLAAANAARGAIVGAYAGPFWKKIEPMLTFISSEDLSFLKNQIIFLEELEMGMSNKHEEDKLTASTNYNGPPSMVEHSSQVLPPSNSSLLLDQGEGNGVGPRESVDILSYNGENHHNTSQKAQGQGIFGEMAPLTSRLLSALIVEDVDDFPESNGVQGDILLEFSNDYLPCAAAVEFEATGLESSFVMSPDFKHSNSNPAYNSMSNGFAVSSNLRGSYSQSSVCSENLSDGINVMGYPENGSLHGSVPQITQQYQTPGKDLSLPLYGYQYAQMSLHDRTLVELHSIDIFPEMPELDEGEDEDINKVILELQKRLFDQVNQKKCQLNKLEKAIRNTKNMEERSLEQHAMNKLVERAYKKLLGGRGSSSHKGGLSKAASKAAKQLALAFAKRTLARCQKFEETEKSCFREPFLWSVLSAPLPKSDPVDGGPPGSADRPKSVKLDRSPLSQGSTKWKKGERERDQSRDGSAKNSSSKSGRNSSGSGRNERKTKMKPKQKLAQLSTSGNVLGRVTEPSNSSFPSPSPRESNEWNNPLSTRPTQQPRNSAANIAPEPLDAPMNLPPMDPMVDILDVPEGNDISAWFTDGLDDSLQDFDFSGGLEIPDDDLTQLGFM; from the exons ATGTCGGGAGGAGGGAGCTCGAGGCCCGACGCCGCCGCGGGGGGCTTCCCcgcgggcgcggccaggggggcgccgggGGCCGGGACGGAGCCCCCGTCGCTCGCGCAGTACCTCTCGCTGGATCAGTTCCCCGTCGGCGAGCACCGGCACTCGCGCTCCGCGGAGCTGCGGCGGGCGCTGACCGACTCGGCCGAGCAGCCGCTCGCCGCGCTGGCGCAGGGCAAGCCGCTCCCTCCCTCGGTCGCCGAGGAGCTCCGGCGGATCCGGGGCGGCGTCGCGGAGTCGTCGGCCAGGGCCAA GGACAGGGTGAAGTCGCTGCAGGAGTCCATCCAGAAGCTGGACAAGTACAAGAACGTCGTCACGCGGCGCCGGCAGAGGAGCGACGGCGCGTCGGCGGACAGGGCGTCGGGGAGCGTCGGCGGCTCTCTTAGGATCGGGGCTCAGAACAGCGTGGATAACCCCGTCCAAAGGCTCGAGGAGAGGGCTAAGAGCTCGACCATGAGCAAGCGTGTCCGGTCGTCGCTGACGGCAGATGCACGG TTGGAAGGGCGTGTTAGTATTTCTACAAGGCAAGGAGGCTCTTTGGTTGATACTGAGAAAAACCCACCTTTGGAGAAGGACAAAAGCTCCGTGAGAACAGCCAATGCTACATCAGGGTTTTCTGAAGACAAATTACGAGGCCTAGCTCCTGGTGGTGAAGGATGGGAGAAAAAGATGAAGCGTAAGCGTTCTGTTGGAACTATGCTCAATAGAGGCAGTGATGTAGACCGAGATGTTAAACCATCAGTTCAGCATAGATCAAATAGTGAAGTACGTGGACGTTCTAGTGATGCTATTCCATTTAG ACATGGAGCTTCTGCTGGAGCATCTGGAGGTAACAAGATGGATGGAAGCTCTCAACTGAGTAGTTCCGGCTCACGGTATCTTCTGAAGACAGACATGGATTCCACCCCTCTTCCAAATGAAAGACGAGAGCGTCATGGTGGGCTAGACAAAGAACGGGTTTTGTTGAAAGGAAACAA AGCACATATTTCCGAGGATATGCAACCTGGAACCTTAAGTCCCGTGACCAAGGGTAAAGCAACCAGAGCACCTAGAACCAGTTCGCTTGTCGGTATCCACTCATCATCCACTTTGCTACGctcagctggaggagttgatgaatgGGAAGAAGCACCATGCACAAATAAAGCCTCACCATTGGGAAGCACCACAAATCGCAAGCGTCCCATGGCTGCAACTGCCTCTTCACCTCCTGTTGCTTGGGTGGGTCAACGTCCACAGAAAATGTCACGGACAAGAAGAGCAAATGTTGTATCACCAGTGTCAAATTTTGATGATCCCGTATCTGAAGGATCACCAATTGATGTTGCTGTTAGGCCAGCTTTAGAAACGCCTGGCCTTTTACTTCCAAGGGGTGCAGCTAGCAATAATTCACAAGCTGCATCTAGAATGGATAATGTTACATCTCCAGCTGGTCTATCAGAAAGTGAAGGGTCTGTTGCTACCGAACACAGGAATAAGGAAAAAGTCACAAATAGTGGTGACTTTGACAATGAGGGGACAAATTCAGCTCATGTTGCATCAGATTTAATTTTTTCGTCCAAGAAAAGCAGGATTCCGTTGAAAGAAGAACTTGAAGATGGTAGTATTCGTCGTCAAGGGAGGAGTGGAAGAGGCACTATGCATGTTAAAGGGTGTTCACCCGTACCAAAAGAGAAGTTGGACAACACCGAGACGAGGAAATTGGTAAAGAGCGTCAGACCTGCATCTGAAAAGAATGAAAG TAAGTTAGGCCGTCCTCCAACAAAGAAAGGCTCGGACCGCAAAGCATCATCTCGGCACCCAGAAATTCTGAATTGTGGGTCAATAGATACTACAG GTGAATCTGAGGATGACCGAGAAGAACTTCTAGCTGCTGCAAATGCTGCCCGCGGTGCTATTG TTGGTGCATATGCTGGCCCTTTTTGGAAGAAAATAGAACCAATGCTTACTTTCATCAGCTCTGAAGATTTATCCTTCTTAAAAAACCAG ATAATATTTTTGGAAGAGCTTGAGATGGGCATGTCTAATAAGCATGAAGAAGATAAGTTAACTGCATCAACCAACTACAATGGGCCACCATCAATG GTTGAGCATTCCTCCCAGGTTCTGCCTCCATCCAATTCTTCCTTGTTGCTGGATCAAGGGGAAGGAAATGGAGTTGGACCAAGAGAATCTGTTGACATCTTGTCTTATAATGGCGAAAATCATCACAACACATCTCAAAAGGCACAGGGGCAAGGAATATTTGGTGAAATGGCTCCCCTGACAAGTAGACTGCTCTCTGCCTTGATTGTAGAAGATGTTGATGACTTTCCCGAGTCCAATGGTGTCCAAGGAGATATACTTCTGGAGTTCTCAAATGACTACCTTCCTTGTGCTGCCGCAGTTGAATTTGAAGCTACGGGGCTAGAATCCAGTTTTGTGATGTCCCCTGATTTCAAGCATTCAAACAGTAACCCAGCATATAACAGCATGTCCAATGGTTTCGCAGTTTCTAGTAATCTGAGGGGCTCATATAGTCAAAGTTCAGTTTGCAGTGAGAATCTATCAGATGGGATTAATGTTATGGGGTACCCAGAAAATGGCTCTTTGCATGGATCAGTACCGCAGATTACACAGCAGTATCAAACTCCCGGAAAAGATTTATCTTTACCATTATATGGATATCAGTATGCGCAGATGTCTTTGCATGACAGGACTTTGGTCGAGTTGCACAGTATTGACATTTTTCCAGAGATG CCAGAGCTGGACGAGGGAGAGGATGAGGATATTAATAAAGTTATTTTGGAGCTGCAGAAAAGACTCTTTGATCAG GTGAATCAAAAGAAATGCCAATTAAATAAGCTAGAAAAAGCAATTCGAAATACTAAAAACATGGAGGAAAG GAGCCTGGAGCAACATGCAATGAACAAATTAGTAGAGAGGGCCTACAAAAAATTGCTG GGTGGCCGAGGTAGTTCTAGTCACAAGGGCGGTCTCAGTAAAGCTGCCAGTAAGGCTGCAAAACAGCTTgcattggcttttgccaagcgaaCACttgcccggtgccagaaatttgaGGAAACAGAGAAAAGCTGCTTCAGGGAGCCTTTCCTCTGGAGTGTGCTGTCTGCGCCTTTGCCAAAGAGTGATCCGGTTGATG GTGGCCCTCCAGGATCTGCAGATAGGCCAAAGTCTGTAAAGCTTGACAGAAGCCCATTGAGCCAAG GTAGCACAAAATGGAAAAAGGGTGAGAGAGAAAGGGACCAGAGCAGGGACGGGTCTGCCAAGAACTCCAGCTCGAAATCAGGCCGCAATTCATCTGGCAGCGGGCGGAATGAGCGCAAGACCAAGATGAAGCCAAAGCAGAAGCTAGCGCAGCTATCAACATCCGGAAACGTCCTTGGCAGAGTCACAGAGCCATCCAACTCCAGCTTCCCATCACCGTCGCCGCGAGAATCCAACGAGTGGAACAACCCTCTGAGCACAAGACCTACCCAGCAACCAAGGAACAGCGCGGCCAACATCGCCCCGGAGCCCCTGGATGCCCCCATGAACCTGCCGCCGATGGACCCCATGGTGGACATCCTGGACGTGCCAGAGGGCAACGACATCAGTGCCTGGTTCACGGATGGCCTTGACGACTCGCTGCAGGACTTTGATTTCTCCGGAGGCCTTGAGATCCCGGACGATGATCTCACCCAGCTAGGGTTCATGTGA